In Drosophila yakuba strain Tai18E2 chromosome 2R, Prin_Dyak_Tai18E2_2.1, whole genome shotgun sequence, a single genomic region encodes these proteins:
- the LOC6529580 gene encoding basic-leucine zipper transcription factor A isoform X1, translated as MNNFTTTTAAAPPKEALPRSGHVNEVCKEWLVREDGALAYKLQSQEINDFYKGNRYRNAVVREDFPTALHEQIKEKEQAQRRVDAYRRRLTEQEEHDKRVAKEIADKLERDLQEQQQKELLQSEIIAKQMQEIYVNLPPVPPPATRDKSRPPPRPAKASIHLQQQQQTQQTQSTQQQHQPEPSTSQQARYHSQQQQQQQPLQLQQQHFSQTDNYVGLSLIPNIVELPGAAAACTTPSRNAQAHNQLLVSDVLSSPQQQQQHHSRFHHAQQQQQQQQPPQQQQHQSSSPARRAPTNATTSSIPNMPSTSSITQHPPTHTTHSADIDELVDYADVADSIREYNIAATSTTATSTSVVDAVAEPLQKQRSPSHENLLRTEPKFQKLSPEKYDQLVGNFGLGSGTVSGSGSGSAKAAERHMQQHADDIELYVDPCDYASLREIGLPLEEIQEMSKKLKQEQKDELLARRLQAIESKDCVRQEHRDRLLAIEAQDKELAKMLQDRMNSKKLFSCRYKYLGIRKEKAKAKRAKEKARLRKTQQKEAAEAANGNGSLLCGTNSHCGPLLPLPPDCLSSNANQSQADIDVEAYSNPIDVLNSSREQRPHTGPLTNGSLTRDGGSSSNHSSMQRQQRNMVPIRGEDDIYTLPVDSCRPGPRPLSLHVTEALQPVHNHNSMTRSEHYGSEAGSHDSSHQSGQDVSPHMKYSKSGNFGIYINVPVPRRLTCQFKVLEDQIQVKIVKRSPRTSARISEP; from the exons TGTGCAAGGAGTGGCTCGTGCGTGAGGATGGCGCTTTGGCCTATAAACTCCAGTCCCAAGAGA TTAATGACTTCTACAAGGGAAATCGGTACAGAAACGCAGTGGTTCGTGAGGACTTCCCAACTGCCCTGCACGAACAAATCAAGGAAAAGGAACAGGCACAGCGAAGAGTCGATGCCTACAGAAGGCGTCTGACAGAACA GGAGGAGCATGACAAGCGAGTGGCCAAAGAAATAGCTGACAAACTGGAGCGTGAtctgcaggagcagcagcaaaaggaGCTGTTGCAGAGCGAGATAATAGCCAAGCAAATGCAG GAAATATATGTTAACTTGCCGCCCGTACCGCCGCCTGCCACACGGGACAAGAGTCGCCCGCCGCCCCGTCCCGCCAAAGCAAGTATACacctgcaacagcagcagcagacacAGCAGACACAGTcgacacagcagcaacatcagccaGAGCCGAGCACCTCACAGCAGGCTAGATATCAcagtcagcagcagcagcagcaacaaccattgcagctgcagcagcaacacttcTCACAAACAGACAACTATGTAGGACTATCGCTTATACCAAATATTGTTGAGTTGCCAGGGGCGGCAGCAGCATGCACCACTCCCAGTAGAAATGCACAGGCACACAATCAGCTGCTGGTGAGTGATGTGCTATCAtcgccacagcagcagcagcaacatcactCACGTTTTCACCatgcacagcagcagcagcagcaacagcagccgccgcagcagcagcaacatcaatcATCATCGCCAGCACGTCGAGCACCAACAAATGCCACCACATCTTCAATACCTAACATGCCCAGCACTTCATCCATAACTCAGCACCCTCCCACACACACCACGCATTCGGCTGACATCGATGAGCTGGTAGACTACGCCGATGTTGCTGACAGCATTCGCGAATACAACATCGCCGCCACGAGCACGACAGCAACATCGACCAGCGTTGTCGATGCAGTTGCAGAACCACTCCAGAAACAACGCTCCCCCTCTCACGAAAATCTCCTAAGAACCGAACCGAAATTTCAGAAATTGTCACCCGAGAAGTACGATCAACTTGTGGGCAATTTTGGATTGGGATCTGGAACTgtatcgggatcgggatccgGATCGGCCAAGGCAGCTGAGAGGCACATGCAGCAACACGCCGACGACATTGAACTCTACGTTGATCCGTGCGACTATGCGAGTCTGCGGGAGATCGGACTGCCGCTGGAGGAGATTCAGGAGATGAGCAAGAAGCTGAAGCAGGAACAGAAGGATGAG TTGCTGGCTCGCCGTCTGCAGGCCATCGAGTCAAAGGACTGTGTGCGTCAGGAGCACAGGGATCGCCTGCTGGCCATTGAGGCACAGGACAAGGAACTGGCCAAAATGCTGCAGGATAGG ATGAATTCCAAAAAACTGTTTTCCTGTAGGTACAAATACTTAGGAATCAGAAAg GAAAAGGCCAAAGCGAAGAGGGCCAAGGAGAAGGCTCGCCTGCGAAAAACGCAGCAGAAGGAAGCCGCAGAGGCTGCCAATGGAAACGGTAGTCTGCTCTGCGGCACCAATTCCCACTGCGGTccactgctgccactgccccCGGATTGCCTTTCCAGCAATGCCAATCAGTCACAGGCCGACATCGATGTGGAGGCCTACTCGAATCCCATAGACGTGCTTAACAGTAGTCGTGAACAGCGGCCCCACACCGGACCTTTGACCAATGGCAGCCTGACCAGAGACGGGGGCTCGAGCTCCAATCACAGTTCCATGCAGAGACAACAGAGGAACATGGTGCCCATTAGGGGAGAAGATGATATCTACACACTGCCCGTCGACAGTTGTAGGCCAGGTCCAAGGCCCCTTTCGTTGCACGTGACGGAGGCACTGCAACCAGTTCATAACCACAACTCCATGACCAG ATCCGAGCATTATGGATCAGAAGCCGGATCCCACGACAGCTCGCATCAGAGTGGCCAAGACGTATCGCCACACATGAAGTACTCCAAGTCCGGCAATTtcggtatatat atCAATGTGCCAGTCCCACGCCGCCTTACATGCCAATTCAAGGTACTCGAAGATCAAATTCAAGTGAAGATCGTAAAAAGAAGTCCAAGGACAAGTGCACGCATCAGTGAACCATAA
- the LOC6529580 gene encoding basic-leucine zipper transcription factor A isoform X3: MNNFTTTTAAAPPKEALPRSGHVNEVCKEWLVREDGALAYKLQSQEINDFYKGNRYRNAVVREDFPTALHEQIKEKEQAQRRVDAYRRRLTEQEEHDKRVAKEIADKLERDLQEQQQKELLQSEIIAKQMQEIYVNLPPVPPPATRDKSRPPPRPAKASIHLQQQQQTQQTQSTQQQHQPEPSTSQQARYHSQQQQQQQPLQLQQQHFSQTDNYVGLSLIPNIVELPGAAAACTTPSRNAQAHNQLLVSDVLSSPQQQQQHHSRFHHAQQQQQQQQPPQQQQHQSSSPARRAPTNATTSSIPNMPSTSSITQHPPTHTTHSADIDELVDYADVADSIREYNIAATSTTATSTSVVDAVAEPLQKQRSPSHENLLRTEPKFQKLSPEKYDQLVGNFGLGSGTVSGSGSGSAKAAERHMQQHADDIELYVDPCDYASLREIGLPLEEIQEMSKKLKQEQKDELLARRLQAIESKDCVRQEHRDRLLAIEAQDKELAKMLQDREKAKAKRAKEKARLRKTQQKEAAEAANGNGSLLCGTNSHCGPLLPLPPDCLSSNANQSQADIDVEAYSNPIDVLNSSREQRPHTGPLTNGSLTRDGGSSSNHSSMQRQQRNMVPIRGEDDIYTLPVDSCRPGPRPLSLHVTEALQPVHNHNSMTRSEHYGSEAGSHDSSHQSGQDVSPHMKYSKSGNFGIYINVPVPRRLTCQFKVLEDQIQVKIVKRSPRTSARISEP; this comes from the exons TGTGCAAGGAGTGGCTCGTGCGTGAGGATGGCGCTTTGGCCTATAAACTCCAGTCCCAAGAGA TTAATGACTTCTACAAGGGAAATCGGTACAGAAACGCAGTGGTTCGTGAGGACTTCCCAACTGCCCTGCACGAACAAATCAAGGAAAAGGAACAGGCACAGCGAAGAGTCGATGCCTACAGAAGGCGTCTGACAGAACA GGAGGAGCATGACAAGCGAGTGGCCAAAGAAATAGCTGACAAACTGGAGCGTGAtctgcaggagcagcagcaaaaggaGCTGTTGCAGAGCGAGATAATAGCCAAGCAAATGCAG GAAATATATGTTAACTTGCCGCCCGTACCGCCGCCTGCCACACGGGACAAGAGTCGCCCGCCGCCCCGTCCCGCCAAAGCAAGTATACacctgcaacagcagcagcagacacAGCAGACACAGTcgacacagcagcaacatcagccaGAGCCGAGCACCTCACAGCAGGCTAGATATCAcagtcagcagcagcagcagcaacaaccattgcagctgcagcagcaacacttcTCACAAACAGACAACTATGTAGGACTATCGCTTATACCAAATATTGTTGAGTTGCCAGGGGCGGCAGCAGCATGCACCACTCCCAGTAGAAATGCACAGGCACACAATCAGCTGCTGGTGAGTGATGTGCTATCAtcgccacagcagcagcagcaacatcactCACGTTTTCACCatgcacagcagcagcagcagcaacagcagccgccgcagcagcagcaacatcaatcATCATCGCCAGCACGTCGAGCACCAACAAATGCCACCACATCTTCAATACCTAACATGCCCAGCACTTCATCCATAACTCAGCACCCTCCCACACACACCACGCATTCGGCTGACATCGATGAGCTGGTAGACTACGCCGATGTTGCTGACAGCATTCGCGAATACAACATCGCCGCCACGAGCACGACAGCAACATCGACCAGCGTTGTCGATGCAGTTGCAGAACCACTCCAGAAACAACGCTCCCCCTCTCACGAAAATCTCCTAAGAACCGAACCGAAATTTCAGAAATTGTCACCCGAGAAGTACGATCAACTTGTGGGCAATTTTGGATTGGGATCTGGAACTgtatcgggatcgggatccgGATCGGCCAAGGCAGCTGAGAGGCACATGCAGCAACACGCCGACGACATTGAACTCTACGTTGATCCGTGCGACTATGCGAGTCTGCGGGAGATCGGACTGCCGCTGGAGGAGATTCAGGAGATGAGCAAGAAGCTGAAGCAGGAACAGAAGGATGAG TTGCTGGCTCGCCGTCTGCAGGCCATCGAGTCAAAGGACTGTGTGCGTCAGGAGCACAGGGATCGCCTGCTGGCCATTGAGGCACAGGACAAGGAACTGGCCAAAATGCTGCAGGATAGG GAAAAGGCCAAAGCGAAGAGGGCCAAGGAGAAGGCTCGCCTGCGAAAAACGCAGCAGAAGGAAGCCGCAGAGGCTGCCAATGGAAACGGTAGTCTGCTCTGCGGCACCAATTCCCACTGCGGTccactgctgccactgccccCGGATTGCCTTTCCAGCAATGCCAATCAGTCACAGGCCGACATCGATGTGGAGGCCTACTCGAATCCCATAGACGTGCTTAACAGTAGTCGTGAACAGCGGCCCCACACCGGACCTTTGACCAATGGCAGCCTGACCAGAGACGGGGGCTCGAGCTCCAATCACAGTTCCATGCAGAGACAACAGAGGAACATGGTGCCCATTAGGGGAGAAGATGATATCTACACACTGCCCGTCGACAGTTGTAGGCCAGGTCCAAGGCCCCTTTCGTTGCACGTGACGGAGGCACTGCAACCAGTTCATAACCACAACTCCATGACCAG ATCCGAGCATTATGGATCAGAAGCCGGATCCCACGACAGCTCGCATCAGAGTGGCCAAGACGTATCGCCACACATGAAGTACTCCAAGTCCGGCAATTtcggtatatat atCAATGTGCCAGTCCCACGCCGCCTTACATGCCAATTCAAGGTACTCGAAGATCAAATTCAAGTGAAGATCGTAAAAAGAAGTCCAAGGACAAGTGCACGCATCAGTGAACCATAA
- the LOC6529580 gene encoding basic-leucine zipper transcription factor A isoform X6, producing MNNFTTTTAAAPPKEALPRSGHVNEVCKEWLVREDGALAYKLQSQEINDFYKGNRYRNAVVREDFPTALHEQIKEKEQAQRRVDAYRRRLTEQEEHDKRVAKEIADKLERDLQEQQQKELLQSEIIAKQMQEIYVNLPPVPPPATRDKSRPPPRPAKASIHLQQQQQTQQTQSTQQQHQPEPSTSQQARYHSQQQQQQQPLQLQQQHFSQTDNYKLSPEKYDQLVGNFGLGSGTVSGSGSGSAKAAERHMQQHADDIELYVDPCDYASLREIGLPLEEIQEMSKKLKQEQKDELLARRLQAIESKDCVRQEHRDRLLAIEAQDKELAKMLQDRMNSKKLFSCRYKYLGIRKEKAKAKRAKEKARLRKTQQKEAAEAANGNGSLLCGTNSHCGPLLPLPPDCLSSNANQSQADIDVEAYSNPIDVLNSSREQRPHTGPLTNGSLTRDGGSSSNHSSMQRQQRNMVPIRGEDDIYTLPVDSCRPGPRPLSLHVTEALQPVHNHNSMTRSEHYGSEAGSHDSSHQSGQDVSPHMKYSKSGNFGIYINVPVPRRLTCQFKVLEDQIQVKIVKRSPRTSARISEP from the exons TGTGCAAGGAGTGGCTCGTGCGTGAGGATGGCGCTTTGGCCTATAAACTCCAGTCCCAAGAGA TTAATGACTTCTACAAGGGAAATCGGTACAGAAACGCAGTGGTTCGTGAGGACTTCCCAACTGCCCTGCACGAACAAATCAAGGAAAAGGAACAGGCACAGCGAAGAGTCGATGCCTACAGAAGGCGTCTGACAGAACA GGAGGAGCATGACAAGCGAGTGGCCAAAGAAATAGCTGACAAACTGGAGCGTGAtctgcaggagcagcagcaaaaggaGCTGTTGCAGAGCGAGATAATAGCCAAGCAAATGCAG GAAATATATGTTAACTTGCCGCCCGTACCGCCGCCTGCCACACGGGACAAGAGTCGCCCGCCGCCCCGTCCCGCCAAAGCAAGTATACacctgcaacagcagcagcagacacAGCAGACACAGTcgacacagcagcaacatcagccaGAGCCGAGCACCTCACAGCAGGCTAGATATCAcagtcagcagcagcagcagcaacaaccattgcagctgcagcagcaacacttcTCACAAACAGACAACTAT AAATTGTCACCCGAGAAGTACGATCAACTTGTGGGCAATTTTGGATTGGGATCTGGAACTgtatcgggatcgggatccgGATCGGCCAAGGCAGCTGAGAGGCACATGCAGCAACACGCCGACGACATTGAACTCTACGTTGATCCGTGCGACTATGCGAGTCTGCGGGAGATCGGACTGCCGCTGGAGGAGATTCAGGAGATGAGCAAGAAGCTGAAGCAGGAACAGAAGGATGAG TTGCTGGCTCGCCGTCTGCAGGCCATCGAGTCAAAGGACTGTGTGCGTCAGGAGCACAGGGATCGCCTGCTGGCCATTGAGGCACAGGACAAGGAACTGGCCAAAATGCTGCAGGATAGG ATGAATTCCAAAAAACTGTTTTCCTGTAGGTACAAATACTTAGGAATCAGAAAg GAAAAGGCCAAAGCGAAGAGGGCCAAGGAGAAGGCTCGCCTGCGAAAAACGCAGCAGAAGGAAGCCGCAGAGGCTGCCAATGGAAACGGTAGTCTGCTCTGCGGCACCAATTCCCACTGCGGTccactgctgccactgccccCGGATTGCCTTTCCAGCAATGCCAATCAGTCACAGGCCGACATCGATGTGGAGGCCTACTCGAATCCCATAGACGTGCTTAACAGTAGTCGTGAACAGCGGCCCCACACCGGACCTTTGACCAATGGCAGCCTGACCAGAGACGGGGGCTCGAGCTCCAATCACAGTTCCATGCAGAGACAACAGAGGAACATGGTGCCCATTAGGGGAGAAGATGATATCTACACACTGCCCGTCGACAGTTGTAGGCCAGGTCCAAGGCCCCTTTCGTTGCACGTGACGGAGGCACTGCAACCAGTTCATAACCACAACTCCATGACCAG ATCCGAGCATTATGGATCAGAAGCCGGATCCCACGACAGCTCGCATCAGAGTGGCCAAGACGTATCGCCACACATGAAGTACTCCAAGTCCGGCAATTtcggtatatat atCAATGTGCCAGTCCCACGCCGCCTTACATGCCAATTCAAGGTACTCGAAGATCAAATTCAAGTGAAGATCGTAAAAAGAAGTCCAAGGACAAGTGCACGCATCAGTGAACCATAA
- the LOC6529580 gene encoding uncharacterized protein LOC6529580 isoform X7, with protein sequence MNNFTTTTAAAPPKEALPRSGHVNEVCKEWLVREDGALAYKLQSQEINDFYKGNRYRNAVVREDFPTALHEQIKEKEQAQRRVDAYRRRLTEQEEHDKRVAKEIADKLERDLQEQQQKELLQSEIIAKQMQEIYVNLPPVPPPATRDKSRPPPRPAKKLSPEKYDQLVGNFGLGSGTVSGSGSGSAKAAERHMQQHADDIELYVDPCDYASLREIGLPLEEIQEMSKKLKQEQKDELLARRLQAIESKDCVRQEHRDRLLAIEAQDKELAKMLQDRMNSKKLFSCRYKYLGIRKEKAKAKRAKEKARLRKTQQKEAAEAANGNGSLLCGTNSHCGPLLPLPPDCLSSNANQSQADIDVEAYSNPIDVLNSSREQRPHTGPLTNGSLTRDGGSSSNHSSMQRQQRNMVPIRGEDDIYTLPVDSCRPGPRPLSLHVTEALQPVHNHNSMTRSEHYGSEAGSHDSSHQSGQDVSPHMKYSKSGNFGIYINVPVPRRLTCQFKVLEDQIQVKIVKRSPRTSARISEP encoded by the exons TGTGCAAGGAGTGGCTCGTGCGTGAGGATGGCGCTTTGGCCTATAAACTCCAGTCCCAAGAGA TTAATGACTTCTACAAGGGAAATCGGTACAGAAACGCAGTGGTTCGTGAGGACTTCCCAACTGCCCTGCACGAACAAATCAAGGAAAAGGAACAGGCACAGCGAAGAGTCGATGCCTACAGAAGGCGTCTGACAGAACA GGAGGAGCATGACAAGCGAGTGGCCAAAGAAATAGCTGACAAACTGGAGCGTGAtctgcaggagcagcagcaaaaggaGCTGTTGCAGAGCGAGATAATAGCCAAGCAAATGCAG GAAATATATGTTAACTTGCCGCCCGTACCGCCGCCTGCCACACGGGACAAGAGTCGCCCGCCGCCCCGTCCCGCCAAA AAATTGTCACCCGAGAAGTACGATCAACTTGTGGGCAATTTTGGATTGGGATCTGGAACTgtatcgggatcgggatccgGATCGGCCAAGGCAGCTGAGAGGCACATGCAGCAACACGCCGACGACATTGAACTCTACGTTGATCCGTGCGACTATGCGAGTCTGCGGGAGATCGGACTGCCGCTGGAGGAGATTCAGGAGATGAGCAAGAAGCTGAAGCAGGAACAGAAGGATGAG TTGCTGGCTCGCCGTCTGCAGGCCATCGAGTCAAAGGACTGTGTGCGTCAGGAGCACAGGGATCGCCTGCTGGCCATTGAGGCACAGGACAAGGAACTGGCCAAAATGCTGCAGGATAGG ATGAATTCCAAAAAACTGTTTTCCTGTAGGTACAAATACTTAGGAATCAGAAAg GAAAAGGCCAAAGCGAAGAGGGCCAAGGAGAAGGCTCGCCTGCGAAAAACGCAGCAGAAGGAAGCCGCAGAGGCTGCCAATGGAAACGGTAGTCTGCTCTGCGGCACCAATTCCCACTGCGGTccactgctgccactgccccCGGATTGCCTTTCCAGCAATGCCAATCAGTCACAGGCCGACATCGATGTGGAGGCCTACTCGAATCCCATAGACGTGCTTAACAGTAGTCGTGAACAGCGGCCCCACACCGGACCTTTGACCAATGGCAGCCTGACCAGAGACGGGGGCTCGAGCTCCAATCACAGTTCCATGCAGAGACAACAGAGGAACATGGTGCCCATTAGGGGAGAAGATGATATCTACACACTGCCCGTCGACAGTTGTAGGCCAGGTCCAAGGCCCCTTTCGTTGCACGTGACGGAGGCACTGCAACCAGTTCATAACCACAACTCCATGACCAG ATCCGAGCATTATGGATCAGAAGCCGGATCCCACGACAGCTCGCATCAGAGTGGCCAAGACGTATCGCCACACATGAAGTACTCCAAGTCCGGCAATTtcggtatatat atCAATGTGCCAGTCCCACGCCGCCTTACATGCCAATTCAAGGTACTCGAAGATCAAATTCAAGTGAAGATCGTAAAAAGAAGTCCAAGGACAAGTGCACGCATCAGTGAACCATAA
- the LOC6529580 gene encoding uncharacterized protein LOC6529580 isoform X8, with translation MNNFTTTTAAAPPKEALPRSGHVNEVCKEWLVREDGALAYKLQSQEINDFYKGNRYRNAVVREDFPTALHEQIKEKEQAQRRVDAYRRRLTEQEEHDKRVAKEIADKLERDLQEQQQKELLQSEIIAKQMQEIYVNLPPVPPPATRDKSRPPPRPAKKLSPEKYDQLVGNFGLGSGTVSGSGSGSAKAAERHMQQHADDIELYVDPCDYASLREIGLPLEEIQEMSKKLKQEQKDELLARRLQAIESKDCVRQEHRDRLLAIEAQDKELAKMLQDRMNSKKLFSCRYKYLGIRKEKAKAKRAKEKARLRKTQQKEAAEAANGNGSLLCGTNSHCGPLLPLPPDCLSSNANQSQADIDVEAYSNPIDVLNSSREQRPHTGPLTNGSLTRDGGSSSNHSSMQRQQRNMVPIRGEDDIYTLPVDSCRPGPRPLSLHVTEALQPVHNHNSMTRSEHYGSEAGSHDSSHQSGQDVSPHMKYSKSGNFDQCASPTPPYMPIQGTRRSNSSEDRKKKSKDKCTHQ, from the exons TGTGCAAGGAGTGGCTCGTGCGTGAGGATGGCGCTTTGGCCTATAAACTCCAGTCCCAAGAGA TTAATGACTTCTACAAGGGAAATCGGTACAGAAACGCAGTGGTTCGTGAGGACTTCCCAACTGCCCTGCACGAACAAATCAAGGAAAAGGAACAGGCACAGCGAAGAGTCGATGCCTACAGAAGGCGTCTGACAGAACA GGAGGAGCATGACAAGCGAGTGGCCAAAGAAATAGCTGACAAACTGGAGCGTGAtctgcaggagcagcagcaaaaggaGCTGTTGCAGAGCGAGATAATAGCCAAGCAAATGCAG GAAATATATGTTAACTTGCCGCCCGTACCGCCGCCTGCCACACGGGACAAGAGTCGCCCGCCGCCCCGTCCCGCCAAA AAATTGTCACCCGAGAAGTACGATCAACTTGTGGGCAATTTTGGATTGGGATCTGGAACTgtatcgggatcgggatccgGATCGGCCAAGGCAGCTGAGAGGCACATGCAGCAACACGCCGACGACATTGAACTCTACGTTGATCCGTGCGACTATGCGAGTCTGCGGGAGATCGGACTGCCGCTGGAGGAGATTCAGGAGATGAGCAAGAAGCTGAAGCAGGAACAGAAGGATGAG TTGCTGGCTCGCCGTCTGCAGGCCATCGAGTCAAAGGACTGTGTGCGTCAGGAGCACAGGGATCGCCTGCTGGCCATTGAGGCACAGGACAAGGAACTGGCCAAAATGCTGCAGGATAGG ATGAATTCCAAAAAACTGTTTTCCTGTAGGTACAAATACTTAGGAATCAGAAAg GAAAAGGCCAAAGCGAAGAGGGCCAAGGAGAAGGCTCGCCTGCGAAAAACGCAGCAGAAGGAAGCCGCAGAGGCTGCCAATGGAAACGGTAGTCTGCTCTGCGGCACCAATTCCCACTGCGGTccactgctgccactgccccCGGATTGCCTTTCCAGCAATGCCAATCAGTCACAGGCCGACATCGATGTGGAGGCCTACTCGAATCCCATAGACGTGCTTAACAGTAGTCGTGAACAGCGGCCCCACACCGGACCTTTGACCAATGGCAGCCTGACCAGAGACGGGGGCTCGAGCTCCAATCACAGTTCCATGCAGAGACAACAGAGGAACATGGTGCCCATTAGGGGAGAAGATGATATCTACACACTGCCCGTCGACAGTTGTAGGCCAGGTCCAAGGCCCCTTTCGTTGCACGTGACGGAGGCACTGCAACCAGTTCATAACCACAACTCCATGACCAG ATCCGAGCATTATGGATCAGAAGCCGGATCCCACGACAGCTCGCATCAGAGTGGCCAAGACGTATCGCCACACATGAAGTACTCCAAGTCCGGCAATTtcg atCAATGTGCCAGTCCCACGCCGCCTTACATGCCAATTCAAGGTACTCGAAGATCAAATTCAAGTGAAGATCGTAAAAAGAAGTCCAAGGACAAGTGCACGCATCAGTGA
- the LOC6529580 gene encoding putative uncharacterized protein DDB_G0271606 isoform X5, translating into MNNFTTTTAAAPPKEALPRSGHVNEVCKEWLVREDGALAYKLQSQEINDFYKGNRYRNAVVREDFPTALHEQIKEKEQAQRRVDAYRRRLTEQEEHDKRVAKEIADKLERDLQEQQQKELLQSEIIAKQMQEIYVNLPPVPPPATRDKSRPPPRPAKASIHLQQQQQTQQTQSTQQQHQPEPSTSQQARYHSQQQQQQQPLQLQQQHFSQTDNYVGLSLIPNIVELPGAAAACTTPSRNAQAHNQLLKLSPEKYDQLVGNFGLGSGTVSGSGSGSAKAAERHMQQHADDIELYVDPCDYASLREIGLPLEEIQEMSKKLKQEQKDELLARRLQAIESKDCVRQEHRDRLLAIEAQDKELAKMLQDRMNSKKLFSCRYKYLGIRKEKAKAKRAKEKARLRKTQQKEAAEAANGNGSLLCGTNSHCGPLLPLPPDCLSSNANQSQADIDVEAYSNPIDVLNSSREQRPHTGPLTNGSLTRDGGSSSNHSSMQRQQRNMVPIRGEDDIYTLPVDSCRPGPRPLSLHVTEALQPVHNHNSMTRSEHYGSEAGSHDSSHQSGQDVSPHMKYSKSGNFGIYINVPVPRRLTCQFKVLEDQIQVKIVKRSPRTSARISEP; encoded by the exons TGTGCAAGGAGTGGCTCGTGCGTGAGGATGGCGCTTTGGCCTATAAACTCCAGTCCCAAGAGA TTAATGACTTCTACAAGGGAAATCGGTACAGAAACGCAGTGGTTCGTGAGGACTTCCCAACTGCCCTGCACGAACAAATCAAGGAAAAGGAACAGGCACAGCGAAGAGTCGATGCCTACAGAAGGCGTCTGACAGAACA GGAGGAGCATGACAAGCGAGTGGCCAAAGAAATAGCTGACAAACTGGAGCGTGAtctgcaggagcagcagcaaaaggaGCTGTTGCAGAGCGAGATAATAGCCAAGCAAATGCAG GAAATATATGTTAACTTGCCGCCCGTACCGCCGCCTGCCACACGGGACAAGAGTCGCCCGCCGCCCCGTCCCGCCAAAGCAAGTATACacctgcaacagcagcagcagacacAGCAGACACAGTcgacacagcagcaacatcagccaGAGCCGAGCACCTCACAGCAGGCTAGATATCAcagtcagcagcagcagcagcaacaaccattgcagctgcagcagcaacacttcTCACAAACAGACAACTATGTAGGACTATCGCTTATACCAAATATTGTTGAGTTGCCAGGGGCGGCAGCAGCATGCACCACTCCCAGTAGAAATGCACAGGCACACAATCAGCTGCTG AAATTGTCACCCGAGAAGTACGATCAACTTGTGGGCAATTTTGGATTGGGATCTGGAACTgtatcgggatcgggatccgGATCGGCCAAGGCAGCTGAGAGGCACATGCAGCAACACGCCGACGACATTGAACTCTACGTTGATCCGTGCGACTATGCGAGTCTGCGGGAGATCGGACTGCCGCTGGAGGAGATTCAGGAGATGAGCAAGAAGCTGAAGCAGGAACAGAAGGATGAG TTGCTGGCTCGCCGTCTGCAGGCCATCGAGTCAAAGGACTGTGTGCGTCAGGAGCACAGGGATCGCCTGCTGGCCATTGAGGCACAGGACAAGGAACTGGCCAAAATGCTGCAGGATAGG ATGAATTCCAAAAAACTGTTTTCCTGTAGGTACAAATACTTAGGAATCAGAAAg GAAAAGGCCAAAGCGAAGAGGGCCAAGGAGAAGGCTCGCCTGCGAAAAACGCAGCAGAAGGAAGCCGCAGAGGCTGCCAATGGAAACGGTAGTCTGCTCTGCGGCACCAATTCCCACTGCGGTccactgctgccactgccccCGGATTGCCTTTCCAGCAATGCCAATCAGTCACAGGCCGACATCGATGTGGAGGCCTACTCGAATCCCATAGACGTGCTTAACAGTAGTCGTGAACAGCGGCCCCACACCGGACCTTTGACCAATGGCAGCCTGACCAGAGACGGGGGCTCGAGCTCCAATCACAGTTCCATGCAGAGACAACAGAGGAACATGGTGCCCATTAGGGGAGAAGATGATATCTACACACTGCCCGTCGACAGTTGTAGGCCAGGTCCAAGGCCCCTTTCGTTGCACGTGACGGAGGCACTGCAACCAGTTCATAACCACAACTCCATGACCAG ATCCGAGCATTATGGATCAGAAGCCGGATCCCACGACAGCTCGCATCAGAGTGGCCAAGACGTATCGCCACACATGAAGTACTCCAAGTCCGGCAATTtcggtatatat atCAATGTGCCAGTCCCACGCCGCCTTACATGCCAATTCAAGGTACTCGAAGATCAAATTCAAGTGAAGATCGTAAAAAGAAGTCCAAGGACAAGTGCACGCATCAGTGAACCATAA